In Hyphomicrobiales bacterium, the following are encoded in one genomic region:
- a CDS encoding amidophosphoribosyltransferase: MGVLRGTAVRAFHRVVDAVLPPVCLACRRPVADVDALCSSCWSGLRLIERPYCERLGTPFAYDLGSGALSAAAIAEPPPFNRARAVAVYSGAARDLVHGLKYRDRHDVATYLARMMVRAGSELLDEDTVLVPVPLHRWRLWRRRFNQSALLAERIASTAHCRVEPAALVRIRATRQQVGLTCNERARNVQGAFRVDPDSRAAIDGRRVVLVDDVLTTGATVNACTRALLRAGAAEVDVLVFARVVGGEPTDL; this comes from the coding sequence ATGGGAGTGTTGCGCGGCACCGCCGTGCGGGCATTTCACCGTGTGGTCGATGCGGTGTTGCCGCCGGTCTGCCTGGCCTGTCGCCGGCCTGTTGCCGATGTCGATGCGCTCTGTTCGAGCTGCTGGAGCGGGCTTCGCCTGATCGAGCGGCCCTATTGCGAGCGGCTGGGTACGCCGTTTGCCTATGATCTTGGATCCGGTGCGCTGAGCGCGGCGGCGATTGCCGAACCGCCACCGTTCAACCGGGCGCGCGCGGTCGCCGTCTACAGCGGCGCGGCGCGGGATTTGGTGCACGGGCTGAAGTACCGCGACCGGCACGACGTCGCCACTTATCTGGCCCGCATGATGGTGCGTGCGGGAAGCGAACTGCTCGATGAGGACACGGTGCTTGTCCCGGTGCCGCTGCATCGCTGGCGGCTGTGGCGGCGGCGTTTCAACCAGTCGGCATTGCTGGCCGAACGCATTGCGTCGACAGCGCATTGCCGGGTCGAGCCGGCGGCGCTGGTGCGTATTCGCGCGACCCGTCAGCAGGTCGGCCTTACCTGCAACGAGCGGGCGCGCAACGTGCAGGGGGCTTTTCGTGTCGATCCCGACAGCCGTGCCGCGATTGATGGCCGGCGTGTCGTTCTGGTCGACGACGTGCTGACCACCGGGGCGACGGTGAATGCCTGCACCCGCGCCTTGCTGCGCGCAGGCGCCGCCGAGGTCGATGTGCTGGTGTTCGCCAGGGTTGTCGGTGGCGAGCCGACTGATTTATAA
- the grxC gene encoding glutaredoxin 3: MPDVVIYTRKFCGYCTAAKRLLAQKGVDFNEIDATGDPAKRDEMIARSSGGSTFPQIFIGEKHIGGCDELYALDRAGGLDPLLNA; this comes from the coding sequence ATGCCTGATGTTGTGATCTACACCCGAAAGTTCTGTGGCTATTGCACGGCGGCCAAGCGGCTGCTCGCCCAGAAGGGCGTCGACTTCAATGAGATCGATGCGACCGGCGATCCCGCGAAACGCGACGAGATGATCGCCCGCTCGAGCGGTGGCAGCACGTTCCCGCAGATCTTCATCGGCGAGAAGCATATCGGCGGCTGCGACGAGCTCTATGCCCTTGATCGGGCCGGCGGTCTCGACCCGCTGCTGAATGCCTGA
- a CDS encoding amidohydrolase, with the protein MTILKAACVQLCASRSVDGNIAEAEALIREAAAGGATYVLTPEQTALMELDREVLFASITRQDDDAGLARFRALAEELGIWLHIGSLAVLVEPERAANRSFLIAPDGTIAARYDKIHMFDVDLPGGERYRESKTYRAGTDAVVAPMGDIKVGMSICYDLRFPHLYRALAKAGASLLTVPAAFTKQTGEAHWHILLRARAIENGCFVMAAAQGGHHENGRDTFGHSLIIDPWGVVLAEAGTDPCVIHADLDLDAIAATRGRVPSLSNDRPFEIGDTIASE; encoded by the coding sequence ATGACGATCCTCAAGGCAGCCTGCGTTCAGCTCTGCGCATCGCGTTCAGTCGATGGCAATATCGCCGAAGCCGAAGCGTTGATCCGCGAAGCGGCTGCCGGCGGTGCGACCTATGTTCTGACGCCCGAGCAGACGGCCTTGATGGAACTCGACCGCGAGGTGCTGTTCGCCTCGATCACGCGGCAAGACGACGATGCCGGGCTGGCCCGTTTTCGGGCGCTGGCGGAAGAACTCGGCATCTGGCTGCATATCGGCTCGCTGGCGGTGCTGGTTGAGCCGGAGCGCGCGGCGAACCGCTCTTTCCTGATCGCGCCGGACGGGACGATCGCGGCACGCTACGACAAGATCCACATGTTCGATGTCGATCTGCCGGGCGGAGAGCGCTATCGGGAATCGAAAACCTACCGCGCCGGGACGGATGCGGTGGTCGCGCCGATGGGCGATATCAAGGTCGGCATGTCGATCTGTTACGATCTGCGCTTTCCCCATCTCTATCGCGCGCTTGCCAAGGCCGGCGCGTCGCTGCTCACCGTGCCGGCGGCCTTCACCAAGCAGACGGGCGAGGCGCACTGGCATATTCTGCTGCGCGCCCGGGCGATCGAGAACGGTTGCTTCGTCATGGCGGCGGCGCAAGGCGGGCATCATGAGAACGGTCGCGATACGTTCGGTCACAGCCTGATCATCGATCCGTGGGGCGTCGTGCTGGCCGAAGCCGGCACCGACCCTTGCGTCATCCATGCGGATCTCGATCTCGATGCGATCGCGGCGACGCGTGGGCGTGTGCCGTCGTTGAGCAACGATCGTCCGTTCGAGATCGGTGACACGATTGCATCCGAGTGA
- a CDS encoding DUF1178 domain-containing protein, with amino-acid sequence MIRYSLNCDQGHDFEGWFRDSADFDGQVKSAGLGCPMCGSTEISKKLMAPAVVGTKKGRPALVEAGPVSRSSASDSGTGAAVSAATTPPSLGALAPDQQRMVELARYIRKEVVANADYVGSRFAEEARKIHYGDAEERGIYGETTLEDAEELLEEGVDVMPLPILPEDQN; translated from the coding sequence ATGATCCGTTATTCGCTGAACTGCGACCAGGGCCATGATTTCGAGGGCTGGTTCCGCGATTCCGCCGATTTCGACGGGCAGGTCAAGAGCGCCGGTCTGGGCTGTCCGATGTGCGGGTCGACCGAGATTAGCAAGAAGCTGATGGCGCCTGCCGTGGTCGGCACCAAGAAGGGGCGTCCGGCCCTGGTTGAGGCGGGCCCGGTTTCGCGGAGTTCCGCGTCCGACAGCGGGACGGGTGCGGCCGTATCGGCTGCCACGACGCCGCCGTCGCTGGGTGCGCTGGCGCCGGATCAGCAGCGCATGGTCGAACTGGCGCGCTATATCCGCAAGGAAGTCGTCGCCAATGCCGACTATGTCGGTTCGCGTTTCGCCGAGGAGGCGCGCAAGATCCACTATGGCGACGCCGAGGAGCGCGGCATCTATGGCGAGACGACGCTGGAAGATGCCGAAGAGCTGCTCGAGGAAGGCGTTGACGTGATGCCGCTGCCGATCCTTCCCGAAGATCAGAACTGA
- a CDS encoding methyl-accepting chemotaxis protein, whose product MSFKIRTWILLAVLGIAAISLGTTGFLGYKQSHSLVSTAISQRLHSLQESLSAQIAAEGQRAVSLAEAIAHQPDIVAAFAAQDREQLAKLLVPVQDYMKPNYGVRQFQFHLPPATSFLRVHKPAKFGDDLSSFRKTVLRANVEKEKSLGLEVGVAGLGMRGVVPINADGKHIGSVEFGLAFGQFFFDNFKQRFGSDAALYLKREAGWDRFASTFPESFALSDEMLEASFAAEQIDPVRDIEGITTALIYEPVTDFSGTVIGVVAIGIDRSAFDATLQEGLLFTLLFAAVALLVAIGITIALDRHIGRRLQRLTGNMTRLADGDTSIELKAISDKDEIGDMARAVEVFKTNAIERERLEADADHARAAETKRQDRIEHLIGEFREKTRSVLEVVTTSSGQLNATAQALMSVAENTAMQSSSSAAASEEASSNVQTVAAAAEELSASIEEIRRQIGHATTTIRDTSSAAASANTQVAGLADAADQIGSVITLIQDIAEQTNLLALNATIEAARAGEAGKGFAVVASEVKSLASQTAKATDEISAHINTIQSSTHEAVGSIERIASEMGNVAGTTEAISAAIDEQASASVEISQNVQQAAAGTQEVAHNITGVSTSVSETRDGAGNVMTVSETVSERVRELEDVVESFLKEVAAA is encoded by the coding sequence ATGTCCTTCAAAATTCGCACCTGGATCCTGCTCGCCGTGCTCGGAATTGCGGCGATCTCGCTCGGCACGACGGGATTCCTGGGCTACAAGCAGAGCCACTCACTCGTCAGCACCGCCATTTCGCAGCGCCTTCACAGCCTGCAGGAAAGCCTCAGCGCGCAAATCGCGGCCGAAGGCCAGCGCGCGGTCTCGCTTGCCGAAGCCATCGCCCACCAGCCTGACATCGTCGCAGCCTTTGCCGCGCAGGATCGCGAACAGCTCGCCAAGCTGCTTGTCCCCGTTCAGGACTACATGAAACCCAACTACGGTGTCCGCCAGTTCCAGTTCCATCTGCCGCCGGCAACATCGTTCCTGCGCGTCCACAAGCCGGCCAAATTCGGCGACGACCTGTCCTCGTTCCGCAAGACCGTGTTGCGCGCCAACGTCGAGAAGGAAAAGTCGCTCGGGCTTGAAGTCGGTGTCGCCGGCCTCGGCATGCGCGGCGTCGTCCCGATCAACGCCGACGGCAAGCACATCGGCTCGGTCGAATTCGGCCTCGCCTTCGGCCAGTTCTTCTTCGACAATTTCAAGCAGCGGTTCGGCTCCGACGCCGCGCTTTATCTGAAGCGTGAGGCGGGCTGGGACCGTTTCGCCAGCACCTTCCCGGAGAGTTTTGCACTTTCCGACGAAATGCTCGAAGCGAGTTTCGCCGCCGAACAGATCGATCCGGTACGCGATATCGAAGGCATCACGACAGCGCTCATCTATGAGCCGGTGACCGACTTCTCCGGCACCGTGATCGGCGTCGTCGCCATCGGCATCGACCGTTCCGCCTTCGACGCAACGCTGCAGGAAGGCCTGCTCTTCACGCTGCTGTTCGCCGCTGTCGCCCTTCTCGTCGCAATCGGCATCACCATTGCGCTCGACCGTCATATCGGCCGTCGTCTGCAGCGCCTGACCGGCAACATGACGCGGCTTGCCGATGGCGACACCAGCATCGAGCTCAAGGCCATCAGCGACAAGGACGAGATCGGCGACATGGCCCGCGCCGTCGAGGTGTTCAAGACCAACGCCATCGAGCGCGAACGCCTCGAAGCCGATGCGGATCACGCCCGCGCCGCCGAAACCAAACGTCAGGACCGCATCGAGCATCTCATCGGCGAGTTCCGCGAGAAGACCCGTTCGGTCCTCGAAGTGGTGACCACCAGCAGCGGTCAGCTGAATGCAACCGCCCAGGCGCTGATGTCGGTGGCCGAAAACACCGCCATGCAGTCATCGAGCTCTGCGGCGGCTTCAGAAGAAGCCTCGTCGAACGTGCAGACGGTTGCCGCCGCCGCCGAAGAGCTATCGGCCTCCATCGAGGAAATCCGCCGCCAGATCGGTCACGCCACGACCACCATCCGCGACACCAGTTCGGCCGCCGCCAGCGCCAACACCCAGGTTGCCGGCCTTGCCGACGCCGCCGACCAGATCGGTTCGGTGATCACCCTCATTCAGGACATCGCCGAACAGACCAACCTTCTGGCGCTCAACGCCACCATCGAGGCCGCCCGGGCGGGCGAAGCCGGCAAGGGCTTCGCCGTGGTCGCCTCCGAGGTCAAGTCGCTCGCCAGCCAGACGGCAAAGGCGACCGACGAGATCAGCGCCCACATCAACACGATCCAGTCCTCGACCCACGAGGCCGTCGGTTCGATCGAGCGGATCGCCAGCGAGATGGGCAATGTCGCCGGCACCACCGAGGCAATCTCGGCGGCTATCGACGAACAGGCCTCGGCGTCCGTCGAGATCAGCCAGAACGTCCAGCAGGCGGCCGCCGGCACCCAGGAAGTCGCACACAACATCACCGGCGTCAGCACCTCGGTATCGGAAACCCGCGACGGCGCCGGCAACGTGATGACGGTCTCCGAAACGGTTTCCGAGCGGGTTCGCGAGCTCGAAGACGTGGTCGAAAGCTTCCTCAAGGAAGTCGCCGCGGCCTGA
- a CDS encoding bifunctional 3-demethylubiquinol 3-O-methyltransferase/2-polyprenyl-6-hydroxyphenol methylase, translating to MSSDPNKSGATVDASEVARFSAMADQWWDPTGKFRPLHQLNPVRLAYIKEAASRQFDRDVNDPQALKGLRVLDIGCGGGLLSEPMARLGATVVGADPSPTNIEIARLHSARSGLEIDFRATDAESLAADGETFDIVLNMEVVEHVADVPLFLNTCAEMVRPGGLMFVATMNRTLKAYALAIVGAEYILRWLPRGTHQWDKFLRPDELESMLTSAGLVVDDMSGISFDPLRDNWRRTANLDVNYMLSTHKPR from the coding sequence ATGTCCAGCGATCCCAACAAAAGCGGCGCCACCGTCGATGCAAGCGAGGTCGCGCGCTTCTCGGCCATGGCCGACCAGTGGTGGGATCCGACCGGCAAGTTCCGCCCGCTGCACCAGCTCAACCCGGTGCGCCTCGCCTACATCAAGGAAGCGGCATCACGCCAGTTCGACCGCGACGTCAACGATCCGCAGGCGCTCAAGGGTCTGCGCGTGCTCGACATTGGCTGCGGCGGCGGCCTGTTGAGCGAACCGATGGCCCGGCTTGGCGCCACCGTCGTCGGCGCCGACCCCTCGCCGACCAATATCGAGATCGCCCGCCTGCATTCGGCGCGCTCCGGCCTTGAGATCGATTTCCGGGCAACCGATGCCGAAAGCCTCGCCGCGGACGGCGAGACATTCGACATCGTGCTCAACATGGAAGTGGTCGAGCACGTCGCCGACGTGCCGCTGTTCCTCAACACCTGCGCCGAGATGGTCCGCCCCGGCGGATTGATGTTCGTTGCGACCATGAACCGCACCCTGAAAGCCTATGCGCTCGCCATTGTCGGCGCGGAATACATTTTGCGCTGGCTGCCACGCGGCACACACCAGTGGGACAAGTTCCTGCGGCCCGATGAACTGGAGTCGATGCTGACGTCGGCAGGTCTCGTCGTCGACGACATGAGCGGCATTTCCTTCGATCCGCTTCGCGATAACTGGCGCAGAACCGCCAATCTCGACGTCAATTACATGCTCTCGACGCACAAGCCGCGCTAG
- a CDS encoding aspartate kinase yields MARLVMKFGGTSVADLDRIRNVARHVKREVDAGNEVAVVVSAMSGETNKLVGLCREAAPLHDAREYDAVVASGEQVTSGLLALVLQSMGIEARSWQGWQIAIETDDAHGAARIMEIKGDRLIERLSQGQVAVVAGFQGIGPDNRIATLGRGGSDTSAVAIAAAINADRCDIYTDVDGVYTTDPRIVQKARRLDRVAFEEMLEMASLGAKVLQVRSVELAMVHGVRVFVRSSFDDPDAPQVGVGNMPPGTLICDEEEIVEQQVVTGIAYSKDEAQISIRRVPDRPGVAAGVFVRLADHHFNVDMIVQNVSSDGSTADITFTVPESDYERAIGVIEEARAEIGYEILEGRKDVVKVSVIGIGMRSHAGVAADAFRALAERNINILAITTSEIKISVLIEAAYTELAVRTLHSVYDLDGQG; encoded by the coding sequence ATGGCGCGTCTGGTAATGAAATTCGGTGGCACGTCGGTTGCCGATCTCGACCGTATTCGCAATGTCGCGCGGCATGTGAAGCGCGAGGTCGACGCCGGCAACGAGGTTGCCGTCGTGGTGTCGGCGATGTCCGGCGAAACCAACAAGCTTGTCGGCCTGTGCCGCGAGGCGGCGCCGCTGCATGATGCGCGCGAGTACGATGCGGTCGTCGCGTCGGGCGAGCAGGTGACCTCCGGTCTGCTGGCGCTGGTGCTGCAGTCGATGGGGATCGAGGCGCGTTCCTGGCAGGGTTGGCAGATCGCTATCGAGACCGACGACGCGCATGGCGCAGCGCGGATCATGGAGATCAAGGGCGACAGGCTGATCGAGCGGCTGTCGCAGGGCCAGGTCGCCGTGGTCGCGGGGTTCCAGGGCATTGGTCCCGATAATCGCATCGCGACGCTCGGGCGCGGCGGTTCGGACACCAGCGCGGTGGCGATCGCCGCCGCGATCAACGCCGACCGTTGCGACATCTACACCGACGTCGACGGCGTCTACACGACCGATCCGCGCATCGTGCAGAAGGCGCGCCGCCTCGACCGGGTGGCGTTCGAGGAAATGCTGGAGATGGCTTCGCTCGGCGCCAAGGTTCTGCAGGTGCGCTCGGTCGAACTGGCGATGGTGCATGGGGTGCGCGTGTTCGTGCGCTCGAGCTTCGACGATCCGGACGCGCCGCAGGTCGGCGTCGGCAACATGCCGCCGGGCACCCTTATTTGTGACGAGGAAGAGATCGTGGAACAGCAGGTCGTTACCGGTATCGCCTATTCCAAGGACGAGGCGCAGATCTCCATCCGCCGGGTGCCGGATCGTCCCGGCGTCGCCGCCGGTGTGTTCGTGCGTCTCGCCGATCACCATTTCAACGTCGACATGATCGTCCAGAACGTATCGTCGGACGGTTCGACCGCCGACATCACCTTCACCGTGCCGGAATCGGATTACGAGCGGGCGATCGGTGTCATCGAAGAGGCGCGCGCGGAGATCGGCTACGAGATCCTCGAAGGCCGCAAGGACGTGGTCAAGGTGTCGGTAATCGGCATCGGTATGCGCAGCCACGCCGGCGTTGCCGCCGATGCGTTCCGCGCGCTTGCCGAGCGCAATATCAACATTCTTGCGATCACCACTTCGGAAATCAAAATCTCCGTTCTGATCGAGGCCGCCTATACCGAGCTTGCGGTGCGGACTTTGCATTCGGTATACGATCTCGACGGACAGGGGTGA